A genomic window from Candidatus Nealsonbacteria bacterium includes:
- the uvrB gene encoding excinuclease ABC subunit UvrB, translated as MFKLVSKFKPTGDQPKAIKSLVKNLKKGEKHQILLGVTGSGKTFTLANLIEKIQKPTLIISHNKTLAAQLYQEFKDFFPEAGVHYFVSYYDYYQPEAYLPQTDTYIEKDAKINEELDRLRHAATQDLLIRKDIIIVASVSCIYNIGSPENYQKISLEIKPGQKISRKEFIRHLTSLQYQRNDIDFKPGSFRARGDMVDISLVTGKEILRIEFLNDKIRKIYLSKNSLSPQFKPCGQKIKIFPAHFWLGPQNKLKISLENIKLELQEQLKKFKRQKKPTEARRLESKTNYDLEMLEETGFCHGIENYSRHLEFRKPKEPPYALIDYFPKDFLIFIDESHMTLPQIQAMANQDKARKKTLINYGFRLPSALDNRPLTFEEFEKKINQVVYVSATPGHFEKNKTNKKNIIKQLIRPTGLLEPSIEIRPTKNQVKDLIGEIRKKIEKKQRVLVLTLTKRLAEALSDHLTEEKIKTQWLHAEIKTLERPQILKDFREGKYDVLVGINLLREGLDLPEVAMVAILDADKEGFLRTETTLIQTMGRAARHPEGHVILYADKITLSMKNAIKEINKRRKIQEKYNKVNNISPKAIIKEIKNWPFAAKKDVFKLEFGAIKDIKFLGKEMDRAAKELDFEKAVQIRDLINKIKKQGFN; from the coding sequence ATGTTTAAATTAGTTTCAAAATTCAAGCCTACCGGAGATCAACCCAAGGCAATAAAAAGCTTGGTTAAAAATTTAAAAAAAGGAGAAAAGCATCAAATCTTATTAGGAGTTACCGGAAGCGGTAAAACCTTTACTTTGGCTAACTTAATTGAAAAAATCCAAAAGCCAACCTTGATTATCAGCCATAACAAAACCTTGGCCGCCCAGCTTTACCAAGAATTTAAAGATTTTTTCCCGGAAGCCGGGGTGCATTATTTTGTTTCTTATTACGACTATTATCAACCGGAGGCTTATCTGCCCCAAACCGACACTTATATTGAGAAAGACGCAAAAATCAACGAAGAGCTTGACAGATTAAGGCATGCCGCCACCCAGGATTTGCTGATCAGAAAAGACATAATCATAGTGGCTTCGGTTTCTTGTATTTATAACATCGGCTCTCCGGAAAATTACCAAAAAATATCTTTGGAAATAAAGCCCGGCCAAAAAATAAGCCGAAAAGAATTTATCCGCCATTTAACTTCCCTGCAATACCAGAGAAACGATATTGATTTTAAGCCCGGAAGTTTCAGAGCGAGAGGGGATATGGTTGATATTTCTTTGGTTACCGGAAAAGAAATTTTAAGAATTGAATTTTTAAATGATAAGATTCGCAAGATTTACTTGTCTAAAAACTCCTTATCGCCTCAATTTAAGCCTTGCGGCCAAAAAATCAAAATTTTCCCGGCTCATTTTTGGTTGGGGCCTCAAAATAAGTTAAAAATATCTTTGGAAAACATAAAGCTGGAACTTCAAGAACAATTAAAAAAATTCAAAAGACAAAAAAAACCGACGGAAGCCCGGAGATTAGAAAGTAAAACAAATTATGACTTGGAAATGCTCGAAGAAACGGGTTTTTGCCATGGAATAGAAAACTACTCCAGGCATTTGGAGTTTAGAAAGCCAAAAGAACCGCCTTACGCCCTGATTGATTATTTCCCCAAGGATTTTTTAATTTTCATTGATGAATCCCATATGACCCTGCCTCAAATTCAAGCAATGGCCAACCAAGACAAGGCTCGTAAAAAAACGCTTATTAATTACGGTTTCAGATTGCCTTCGGCTCTGGACAACCGGCCATTGACTTTTGAAGAATTTGAAAAGAAAATCAACCAAGTTGTTTATGTTTCAGCGACTCCCGGTCACTTTGAAAAAAACAAAACAAATAAAAAAAACATTATTAAGCAGTTGATAAGGCCCACGGGGCTTTTAGAACCATCGATTGAGATAAGGCCGACTAAAAATCAAGTCAAGGATTTAATCGGAGAAATCAGAAAAAAAATTGAAAAAAAACAAAGAGTTTTAGTTTTAACTTTGACTAAAAGGTTAGCGGAGGCCTTGTCCGACCATTTAACTGAGGAAAAAATTAAAACTCAGTGGCTCCACGCTGAAATAAAAACTTTGGAAAGGCCCCAGATTTTAAAAGACTTCAGGGAAGGAAAATACGACGTTTTGGTGGGCATTAATCTTTTAAGGGAGGGCCTGGACCTGCCGGAAGTGGCGATGGTTGCAATTTTAGACGCCGACAAGGAGGGTTTCTTAAGGACGGAAACAACCTTAATCCAAACCATGGGCCGGGCGGCCCGGCATCCGGAAGGCCATGTAATTTTATATGCCGATAAAATTACCCTATCAATGAAAAACGCCATAAAAGAAATAAACAAAAGAAGAAAAATTCAAGAAAAATATAACAAAGTAAATAATATTTCCCCCAAGGCAATTATAAAGGAAATAAAAAATTGGCCATTTGCCGCAAAAAAAGATGTTTTTAAGCTGGAATTTGGCGCGATAAAAGACATTAAATTTCTGGGAAAAGAAATGGATAGGGCGGCAAAAGAATTAGACTTTGAAAAAGCGGTTCAAATAAGAGATTTAATAAATAAAATCAAAAAACAGGGCTTTAATTAA
- a CDS encoding slipin family protein, with protein sequence MFPFILFGAFFLFVVFGLGGLRVIKQYEKGVILTLGKYTGTFEPGLRWILVGIQIMTKVDMRITTADIPRQEAITKDNVPVGINAVVYFKVERAEDAVLKIEDYRYATSQYALAAMRDIVGGVELDILLTEREKLAAEIKKVVDEQTAPWGVDVTAIKMQDIELPASMKRAMAAQAEAEREKRAIIIKAEGEVKASENIQKAANILGSIPGGMSLRTLGTIDKLQPDPSKTVIFALPVEIMEGFQSLLSLRKK encoded by the coding sequence ATGTTTCCTTTTATATTATTTGGTGCTTTTTTCCTGTTTGTTGTTTTTGGTTTGGGCGGATTAAGAGTAATTAAACAATATGAAAAAGGAGTGATTCTTACCTTAGGGAAATATACCGGTACTTTTGAGCCTGGACTGCGCTGGATTTTGGTGGGAATTCAAATAATGACTAAAGTGGACATGAGAATCACCACGGCTGATATTCCCCGGCAAGAAGCGATTACTAAAGACAACGTTCCCGTGGGAATTAATGCTGTTGTTTATTTTAAAGTTGAAAGGGCCGAAGACGCGGTTTTAAAAATTGAAGATTACCGCTATGCTACTTCTCAATATGCGCTAGCGGCAATGAGAGATATTGTAGGGGGAGTAGAGCTTGATATTTTGCTTACCGAAAGGGAAAAATTGGCAGCTGAAATTAAAAAAGTAGTGGACGAACAAACTGCTCCCTGGGGAGTTGATGTTACGGCTATTAAAATGCAAGACATTGAATTACCGGCATCAATGAAGAGAGCGATGGCAGCTCAAGCCGAGGCAGAAAGAGAAAAAAGAGCCATTATTATTAAAGCTGAAGGAGAAGTAAAGGCCTCGGAAAATATTCAAAAAGCGGCAAATATTTTGGGCTCCATTCCCGGCGGAATGTCTTTAAGAACGTTGGGAACTATAGATAAGCTGCAACCTGATCCGTCAAAAACCGTAATTTTTGCTTTGCCAGTAGAAATAATGGAAGGATTCCAGAGTTTACTTTCTTTAAGAAAAAAATAA
- a CDS encoding class III extradiol dioxygenase subunit B-like domain-containing protein, whose translation MPINFACIVPHSPLLLPSVGSKEDREKFKNTINALEKLRNTLTKLKPELIIISSPHKNWGFDVPLYFLVGEKNKTPAIEVGFSSEQKNYIKTYLTEEKSPQFYFEEGEKMYKTQIKDSKPNIALIASSDLSHCLKKDGPYGFHPDGPKFDEALIKYLKKKDLKNIFKLNEKYPESGECGLRPICFLLGILNACGVDNSISVTRKTDILSYEFPFGIGYLVASMKIYRSFRVYT comes from the coding sequence ATGCCCATAAATTTTGCTTGTATTGTTCCCCACTCGCCATTGCTTCTGCCTTCAGTGGGGTCGAAAGAAGACAGGGAAAAATTTAAAAATACGATAAATGCTTTGGAGAAATTAAGAAATACGCTCACAAAACTAAAGCCAGAGCTAATAATAATTTCCTCTCCTCATAAAAATTGGGGTTTTGACGTTCCTTTGTATTTTTTGGTGGGAGAAAAAAATAAAACGCCCGCAATAGAAGTGGGATTTAGCAGCGAGCAAAAAAATTATATTAAAACTTATTTAACCGAAGAAAAATCACCGCAGTTTTATTTTGAAGAAGGAGAAAAAATGTATAAAACGCAAATTAAGGATTCGAAACCCAATATTGCTTTAATTGCTTCGAGCGATTTATCTCATTGTTTAAAAAAAGACGGTCCTTACGGTTTTCATCCGGACGGTCCAAAATTTGACGAGGCTTTAATAAAATATTTAAAGAAAAAAGATCTGAAAAATATTTTTAAATTGAACGAAAAATATCCTGAATCCGGTGAATGCGGTTTAAGGCCTATTTGTTTTCTTTTGGGCATTTTGAATGCTTGCGGCGTAGATAATAGCATAAGCGTAACTCGGAAAACAGATATTTTATCTTATGAATTTCCTTTTGGCATTGGTTATTTAGTCGCGAGCATGAAGATTTACAGGTCTTTCAGAGTATATACCTAA
- the mutM gene encoding DNA-formamidopyrimidine glycosylase, which produces MPELPEVETTVRDLRKKVLSRTFIDVWTDFEKMIKNPKSFPEFKKEIINKKILNVKRRAKFILFELSDDKILLIHQKLTGHLLLGKWQKQKTGWKSFKKDFLSEKINSYIHLLFKLDNGEMLALSDLRKFARIELWGADELFNLQEFKSLGPEPLEKSFTFEKFKEILKNKKTAKGEPRQRRGKVKQVLMDPNVIAGIGNIYSDEILFQAKIHPFRLIPSLKEKELERIYQNIIKILEKGIELKGESFSDWRTIEGKKGFFDDYRRVYQREGEKCSCCKSLILRKKIGGRSAHFCPNCQKL; this is translated from the coding sequence ATGCCCGAACTTCCGGAAGTAGAAACAACAGTAAGAGATTTAAGAAAAAAGGTCCTATCCAGGACCTTTATTGATGTTTGGACGGATTTTGAAAAGATGATAAAAAACCCCAAGAGCTTCCCGGAATTTAAAAAAGAAATAATTAATAAAAAAATATTAAATGTAAAAAGGAGGGCAAAATTCATTCTTTTTGAGCTTTCCGATGATAAAATTTTATTAATTCATCAAAAACTTACCGGCCATCTTTTGTTGGGCAAGTGGCAGAAACAAAAAACCGGCTGGAAGAGCTTTAAAAAAGATTTTCTTTCAGAAAAAATAAATAGCTATATCCATTTATTGTTTAAATTAGATAATGGAGAAATGCTGGCTTTGTCTGATCTGAGAAAATTTGCCAGAATAGAGTTATGGGGGGCCGACGAGCTTTTCAATTTACAAGAATTCAAAAGCTTAGGGCCGGAACCTTTAGAAAAAAGCTTTACCTTTGAAAAATTTAAAGAAATTTTAAAAAATAAAAAAACCGCCAAAGGCGAGCCTCGCCAAAGGCGGGGCAAGGTTAAGCAAGTTTTGATGGACCCCAATGTCATTGCCGGCATAGGCAATATTTATTCGGATGAAATTTTATTCCAGGCGAAAATCCACCCTTTTAGGTTAATTCCAAGCTTGAAAGAAAAAGAGCTTGAAAGAATTTACCAAAATATCATTAAAATTTTAGAAAAAGGGATTGAATTGAAGGGAGAAAGTTTCAGCGATTGGCGGACAATTGAAGGAAAAAAAGGTTTTTTCGATGATTATCGCAGGGTTTATCAAAGGGAAGGAGAAAAATGTTCTTGTTGCAAGTCGTTAATTTTAAGAAAAAAAATAGGAGGAAGGTCGGCTCATTTTTGCCCCAATTGTCAAAAATTATGA
- the metK gene encoding methionine adenosyltransferase, which yields MKNFFFTSESVTEGHPDKVADQISDVILDDALKQDKNSRVACEVLVGMGYAVIGGEVTTSAWLDVANLARNVIKNIGYNKPEYGFDGNSVAIFNSIHEQSPDIAMGVKKTASKEQGAGDQGMMIGFACNETPELMPLPIMLAHKLVKKLSQVRKDKILPYLRPDGKSQVTIEYENNIPRRVNSVVIAAQHDDISLEKVKEGVINEVIKPICGDYLTKDTKFFINNTGRFVIGGPASDTGMTGRKIMVDTYGAWVPVGGGAMSGKDPTKVDRSAAYMARYVAKNIVAADLAEKCLVRFSYVIGGTQPLEISVDTFGTAKIPEEKIVEIIPKVFDMSPGGIITGLDLLRPIYLKTASYGHFGRTEPEFTWERTDKIEELKKLA from the coding sequence ATGAAAAATTTTTTCTTTACTTCAGAATCAGTGACGGAAGGGCATCCCGATAAAGTAGCGGATCAAATTTCAGACGTTATTTTAGACGACGCTTTAAAACAAGATAAAAACAGCCGGGTGGCTTGCGAAGTTTTAGTCGGAATGGGATACGCGGTTATCGGAGGAGAGGTTACCACTTCCGCTTGGCTTGATGTTGCCAATTTAGCAAGAAATGTAATAAAAAATATAGGGTATAATAAGCCGGAATACGGGTTTGACGGCAATTCAGTTGCTATTTTTAACAGCATCCACGAGCAGTCTCCTGATATTGCCATGGGCGTTAAGAAAACCGCTAGCAAAGAGCAGGGAGCCGGAGACCAAGGGATGATGATAGGGTTCGCCTGTAATGAAACTCCGGAATTAATGCCTCTTCCCATAATGCTGGCCCATAAATTAGTTAAAAAACTATCTCAAGTCAGGAAAGATAAGATTTTACCTTATTTAAGGCCTGACGGCAAAAGCCAAGTTACAATTGAATATGAAAATAATATTCCAAGAAGAGTAAATTCGGTTGTGATTGCCGCCCAGCATGACGATATTTCTTTGGAGAAGGTCAAAGAAGGCGTGATTAATGAAGTAATAAAACCGATTTGCGGAGATTATCTAACTAAAGATACGAAATTTTTTATTAACAATACCGGACGTTTTGTAATCGGCGGTCCGGCGTCAGACACCGGAATGACCGGTAGAAAAATAATGGTTGATACTTACGGCGCCTGGGTACCGGTTGGCGGAGGAGCGATGTCAGGCAAAGACCCGACAAAAGTGGACAGGTCCGCTGCTTATATGGCCCGTTATGTTGCGAAAAATATTGTTGCCGCTGACTTAGCTGAAAAATGCTTGGTAAGGTTTTCTTATGTAATCGGAGGCACCCAGCCTCTTGAAATAAGCGTGGATACTTTCGGGACAGCCAAAATTCCGGAAGAGAAAATAGTAGAAATTATTCCTAAGGTTTTTGACATGTCACCGGGCGGAATCATCACTGGCTTGGATTTGTTAAGGCCGATTTATTTGAAAACCGCCAGTTATGGTCATTTCGGCAGAACTGAGCCGGAATTTACCTGGGAAAGAACTGATAAAATAGAAGAACTAAAAAAGCTAGCTTAA
- a CDS encoding UDP-N-acetylmuramoyl-L-alanyl-D-glutamate--2,6-diaminopimelate ligase has protein sequence MKKIIRKIAPNFLINFYHFGLAFLGAVLYFFPSRKMKIIGVTGTNGKSTVVYLISKILEEAGFSVGSVSTIKFKIKDREWLNTLKMTMPGRFKLQKFLRQALNQGCQYVVVEVSSEGLLQSRHKFIDFDAAIFTNLTPEHIETHGSFEKYREAKGKLFKSLRGSKKSKTTSIINLDDPNADYFLKFEADRKIGYGLNSEPTDKVSNFLKAIKTEATDQGLKFVLADTTFNLKLRGVFNIYNSLSAIASALSQGIDLKTCKRALEKIEVVSGRMEEVISSPFKVFVDYAHTPDALSKAYSALPKDSLKICVLGSCGGGRDKWKRPKMGEIASQFCNQIILTNEDPYDDNPVQIIKEIASGIQNQSIGLTEILDRREAIKQALALAKKGDTVIITGKGSEPWMCVAGAKKIPWDDREIAREEFKKLTLR, from the coding sequence ATGAAAAAAATAATAAGAAAAATAGCCCCTAACTTTTTAATAAACTTTTATCATTTCGGGTTGGCGTTTTTGGGAGCTGTTTTATATTTTTTCCCTTCCCGAAAAATGAAAATAATTGGCGTGACCGGCACCAATGGCAAGTCTACCGTGGTTTATTTAATAAGTAAAATTTTAGAAGAAGCCGGTTTTAGCGTGGGATCGGTTTCCACTATTAAATTTAAAATAAAAGATAGGGAATGGCTTAATACTCTTAAAATGACAATGCCCGGTCGTTTTAAGTTGCAAAAATTTTTAAGGCAGGCCTTAAATCAGGGTTGCCAATATGTCGTGGTAGAGGTTAGCTCAGAGGGGCTTTTACAGTCCCGTCACAAATTTATAGATTTTGATGCTGCTATTTTTACCAATTTAACTCCCGAGCACATTGAAACCCACGGTTCCTTTGAAAAATACAGAGAAGCCAAGGGAAAATTATTTAAATCATTAAGGGGAAGCAAAAAGTCAAAAACAACATCAATTATTAATCTGGACGACCCTAACGCCGATTATTTTTTAAAGTTTGAAGCGGACAGAAAAATAGGATACGGATTAAATAGTGAGCCAACCGATAAAGTTTCTAATTTTTTGAAAGCGATAAAAACAGAGGCAACAGACCAAGGGCTTAAATTCGTATTGGCTGACACAACTTTTAATTTAAAACTAAGGGGTGTTTTTAATATTTATAATTCCCTCTCGGCAATTGCTTCGGCTTTGTCTCAAGGAATTGATTTGAAAACCTGCAAGAGGGCTTTAGAAAAAATAGAAGTTGTTTCCGGCCGAATGGAGGAAGTGATCAGCTCTCCCTTCAAGGTGTTTGTTGATTATGCTCACACCCCGGACGCGCTTTCTAAGGCTTATTCAGCCTTGCCCAAGGATTCTTTAAAAATTTGCGTTTTGGGTTCTTGCGGTGGCGGCAGGGATAAATGGAAAAGACCTAAAATGGGAGAAATTGCTTCCCAATTTTGCAATCAAATTATTTTAACCAACGAAGATCCTTACGATGATAACCCAGTCCAGATTATTAAAGAAATTGCTTCTGGTATTCAAAACCAATCAATCGGCCTTACGGAGATTTTGGACCGTCGGGAAGCGATAAAACAGGCCCTAGCGCTGGCGAAAAAGGGAGACACAGTAATAATCACCGGCAAGGGCTCGGAACCTTGGATGTGCGTGGCTGGAGCAAAAAAAATACCTTGGGATGACAGAGAAATTGCCAGGGAAGAGTTTAAAAAATTAACCCTTCGTTAA
- the holA gene encoding DNA polymerase III subunit delta: MIKFLYGKDTYRSGQKLKDIIEEYKKLHKNRVILNYFDCCSDFEKFKDEFNMVSMFRDKKIAVLTNFFSDSGIEEEILSFLKNKKDLQQKEDLILFCEEEKNKTKKSLFNFLKKYGDFQEFNLLVGQELRGWIKEEFKKYKTEVDSDVLESLVVFIGNNLWQLSNEIKKLALFEIKKSEKRVTKKDFDLLVTSKIEPVIFETIDAISYKNKKRALALLHYHLEKGDSPFYIFSMIKFQFSNLLMVKDLVERRMGFSRLKMHPFVLKKSCQLSERFNLEQLKKIYRKIFQLDLKIKTGKIGPVLAIDILIGEI, translated from the coding sequence ATGATTAAATTTCTTTACGGAAAAGACACTTACAGGTCCGGTCAAAAATTAAAAGACATAATTGAAGAATATAAAAAGCTCCACAAAAACAGGGTAATTTTGAATTATTTTGATTGCTGTTCAGATTTTGAAAAATTTAAGGATGAATTTAATATGGTTTCAATGTTTAGAGACAAGAAAATAGCGGTTTTAACAAATTTTTTTTCTGATTCCGGGATTGAAGAAGAAATTTTAAGTTTTTTAAAAAACAAAAAAGATTTACAGCAAAAAGAAGATTTAATTTTATTTTGCGAAGAAGAAAAAAATAAAACAAAAAAGTCTTTATTCAATTTTTTAAAAAAATACGGCGATTTTCAGGAGTTTAATTTATTGGTTGGTCAAGAGCTCAGGGGTTGGATAAAAGAAGAGTTTAAAAAATACAAAACAGAGGTTGATTCTGACGTCTTGGAAAGCTTGGTTGTCTTTATCGGCAACAATCTGTGGCAACTTTCCAATGAAATCAAAAAACTTGCCCTTTTTGAAATTAAAAAATCGGAAAAAAGAGTCACCAAAAAAGACTTCGACCTTTTGGTGACGTCCAAAATTGAACCGGTTATTTTTGAAACCATCGACGCTATCTCTTATAAAAACAAAAAAAGAGCATTAGCTCTCCTGCATTATCATTTGGAAAAAGGAGACTCTCCTTTTTATATTTTTTCAATGATTAAATTTCAATTTTCCAATCTTTTGATGGTTAAGGATTTAGTTGAAAGAAGAATGGGGTTTTCCCGGTTAAAAATGCATCCTTTTGTTCTGAAAAAAAGCTGTCAATTGTCCGAGCGGTTTAATTTGGAACAATTAAAAAAGATTTACAGGAAAATTTTTCAATTAGACCTTAAAATAAAAACCGGCAAGATTGGACCGGTTTTGGCGATAGACATTTTAATCGGTGAAATTTAA
- a CDS encoding response regulator, producing the protein MKKILIIEDEEIILNLLQKKLEKEGYEVYIAKDGKEGVSKIKEVVPDLILLDIVMPKMDGFRVMEEKNKDKKLKSIPVIVVSNSGQPVEIDRAKYLGAKDWLIKTEFDPQEVIKKVKKIIG; encoded by the coding sequence ATGAAAAAAATTTTAATCATAGAGGACGAAGAAATAATCCTTAATTTACTGCAAAAAAAACTGGAAAAAGAAGGATATGAGGTTTATATCGCTAAAGACGGAAAAGAAGGAGTAAGTAAAATAAAAGAAGTCGTTCCCGACCTTATTTTATTGGATATCGTGATGCCTAAAATGGATGGTTTCAGGGTTATGGAGGAAAAAAATAAGGATAAAAAATTAAAATCAATTCCGGTGATTGTTGTTTCAAATTCCGGCCAACCGGTTGAGATTGACCGCGCCAAATACCTGGGAGCTAAAGACTGGTTGATAAAAACCGAATTTGACCCCCAAGAAGTAATAAAAAAGGTTAAAAAAATAATTGGTTAG
- a CDS encoding Nif3-like dinuclear metal center hexameric protein produces the protein MKIKEIYDLAIKMGKESDFRGEKEVNDILNRKKEKFEKLSEAEKIDFDLESLENPYLDSRILNIAQDKEIKKVLVGIDIDPSEILLAKEIGGIDLIISHHPRGKGLSSLSEVMSLQCDILNQYGVPINVAEGLMREKISEVARGINALNHQRTVDTANILKFNLMCLHTVCDNLAAKKLKDLVDEKKLERVGDLIDLLKEIPEYKEAMKIGVGPKIFVGDPERRCGKIALTEITGGTEGSPKLYEKMAQAGIGTIVGMHISEEHKKEAETANINVVIAGHISSDSLGVNLFLDELEKKGIEIVPYSGLIRIKR, from the coding sequence ATGAAAATTAAAGAAATTTACGATTTAGCGATAAAAATGGGCAAAGAAAGCGATTTTCGGGGAGAAAAGGAGGTAAACGATATTTTAAACAGAAAAAAAGAAAAATTTGAAAAATTATCCGAAGCGGAAAAAATTGATTTTGACCTGGAAAGCCTGGAAAATCCTTATTTAGATTCCAGGATTTTGAATATAGCTCAAGACAAAGAAATAAAAAAAGTTTTAGTGGGAATAGACATAGACCCGTCGGAGATTTTGTTGGCAAAAGAAATCGGCGGGATAGACCTGATTATTTCTCATCATCCTCGGGGAAAAGGATTATCCAGCCTGTCAGAAGTAATGAGTCTACAGTGCGACATTTTAAATCAATACGGGGTTCCCATCAACGTTGCCGAGGGGTTGATGAGGGAAAAAATTTCCGAAGTTGCCAGAGGAATCAATGCACTGAACCATCAAAGAACAGTGGATACGGCAAATATTTTAAAGTTTAACTTAATGTGTTTGCATACTGTTTGCGACAATTTAGCCGCTAAAAAATTGAAAGATTTGGTTGACGAAAAAAAACTGGAAAGAGTTGGCGATTTAATAGATTTGTTAAAAGAAATTCCCGAGTATAAAGAAGCAATGAAAATTGGAGTAGGTCCAAAAATTTTTGTCGGCGACCCGGAAAGAAGGTGCGGAAAAATCGCTTTGACCGAAATTACAGGCGGAACAGAGGGTTCCCCGAAACTTTATGAAAAAATGGCGCAAGCCGGAATAGGAACAATCGTGGGCATGCATATTTCCGAAGAACATAAAAAAGAAGCGGAAACAGCCAATATCAATGTTGTTATTGCCGGTCACATTTCCTCCGATTCTTTGGGAGTGAATTTATTTTTAGACGAGCTTGAAAAAAAAGGAATTGAAATTGTTCCTTATTCGGGCTTAATTAGAATTAAAAGATAA
- the rpsT gene encoding 30S ribosomal protein S20 has protein sequence MPITNSAKKALRQNLKRRKINSVKKRKIKDFIKEARTLVSQNKTDEAKKLLPKIYKILDKTAKSGLIKKNAASRKKSRITALINRKQTKQN, from the coding sequence ATGCCAATAACCAATTCGGCAAAAAAAGCCTTAAGGCAGAACTTAAAAAGGAGAAAAATAAATTCGGTAAAAAAAAGAAAAATAAAAGACTTTATTAAAGAGGCGAGAACTTTAGTTTCTCAAAATAAAACCGATGAAGCTAAGAAGCTTTTGCCTAAAATTTACAAAATCTTAGATAAAACGGCAAAATCCGGTTTAATTAAAAAAAATGCGGCTTCCCGAAAAAAATCAAGGATTACCGCCTTGATCAACAGAAAACAAACTAAGCAAAATTAA
- a CDS encoding presenilin family intramembrane aspartyl protease — protein sequence MSENIKEQSKKTQISFIFWEIVLFSLTLFLGIATSFQISRFMGVQQASVSPINPWQFIFSFALGTLLILSVIFFIKSKTKKGIIFKSLFVFVLFWGILLTLDVWLESLFSFSGAVFAIFLSIFLIFLLLKRPSVLIHNICIILGVAGVGAILGLRIAPETMILLLIIFSIYDFIAVYKTKHMVTMAKEMVEHRAILALIVPPKISDFKGNIKEVKAGGKFLILGGGDIAFPLMLCSSLISRNVFSSLIVGIFSIIGLLFSFFIFTLQKERKAIPALPPIALFSILGYLISLFL from the coding sequence ATGTCTGAAAACATTAAAGAACAGAGTAAAAAAACTCAGATAAGTTTTATTTTTTGGGAAATTGTTTTATTTTCTTTAACTTTGTTTTTAGGGATTGCCACTTCTTTTCAGATATCCAGATTTATGGGTGTTCAGCAGGCTTCCGTCTCCCCTATTAATCCTTGGCAGTTTATTTTTTCTTTCGCCTTGGGTACCTTGCTGATTTTATCAGTTATTTTTTTTATTAAATCTAAAACAAAGAAAGGGATAATTTTTAAGAGCCTTTTTGTTTTTGTTCTTTTTTGGGGAATTTTATTGACATTAGATGTTTGGCTGGAAAGCCTATTTTCTTTTTCAGGAGCTGTTTTTGCTATTTTTTTATCAATTTTTTTAATTTTTTTGCTATTGAAGAGACCTTCGGTTTTAATTCACAATATTTGTATTATCTTGGGGGTAGCCGGAGTGGGAGCGATTTTGGGGTTAAGAATTGCTCCGGAAACCATGATTTTGCTTTTGATAATTTTTTCGATATACGATTTTATTGCGGTTTATAAAACCAAGCACATGGTAACCATGGCAAAAGAAATGGTGGAGCATCGGGCGATTTTAGCATTGATTGTTCCGCCAAAAATATCGGACTTTAAAGGAAATATCAAAGAAGTAAAAGCTGGTGGCAAATTTTTAATTTTAGGCGGAGGGGATATTGCCTTTCCTTTAATGCTTTGCTCTTCTTTAATTTCAAGAAATGTTTTTTCTTCTTTGATAGTTGGCATATTTTCCATAATCGGACTTCTTTTCAGCTTTTTTATCTTTACTCTTCAAAAAGAAAGAAAAGCAATTCCAGCTTTACCGCCAATTGCCTTGTTCTCAATTTTGGGGTATTTAATCAGTTTATTTTTATAG
- a CDS encoding response regulator: MAESKKTILIVEDDKFLRDLMNQKLIREGFDTAEAVDGEEGIIKIKEVKPDLVLLDLILPGIDGFEVLTKVKEDPTLSGIPIIVLSNLGQKDDIERGLQLGAKDYLIKAHFTPGEVIEKIKNILG; this comes from the coding sequence ATGGCCGAAAGCAAAAAAACAATTTTAATAGTAGAAGACGACAAGTTTTTAAGAGACTTGATGAACCAAAAACTTATAAGAGAAGGATTTGATACTGCAGAAGCCGTTGACGGCGAAGAAGGAATTATAAAAATAAAAGAAGTAAAACCAGATTTAGTTTTACTGGATCTTATTTTGCCCGGGATAGACGGTTTTGAAGTTTTGACTAAAGTAAAAGAAGACCCGACTTTGTCTGGGATTCCGATTATTGTTTTGTCTAATTTGGGCCAGAAAGACGATATTGAAAGAGGATTGCAATTAGGGGCTAAAGATTATTTAATTAAAGCTCACTTTACTCCCGGTGAAGTTATAGAAAAAATCAAAAATATTTTAGGATAA